In Glycine max cultivar Williams 82 chromosome 7, Glycine_max_v4.0, whole genome shotgun sequence, a single window of DNA contains:
- the SAN1A gene encoding senescence-associated nodulin 1A, translated as MGEVDPAFIQEPQHRPNLSTIQAEGIPIIDLSPITNHTVSDPSAIESLVKEIGRACQEWGFFQVTNHGVPLTLRQNIEKASKLFFAQTLEEKRKVSRNESSPMGYYDTEHTKNVRDWKEVFDFLAKDPTFIPLTSDEHDDRVNQWTNQSPQYPPLFRVVTQEYIQEMEKLSFKLLELIALSLGLEAKRFEEFFIKDQTSFIRLNHYPPCPYPDLALGVGRHKDPGALTILAQDEVGGLEVRRKRDQEWIRVKPTPNAYIINIGDTVQVWSNDAYESVDHRVVVNSEKERLSIPFFFFPAHDTKVKPLEELINEQNPSKYRPYNWGKFLVHRGNSNFKKQNEENIQIHHYKIA; from the exons ATGGGAGAGGTTGACCCAGCTTTCATTCAAGAACCACAACACAGGCCAAATCTCTCCACCATTCAAGCAGAAGGAATTCCCATAATTGATCTCTCTCCAATAACCAACCACACAGTTTCAGACCCTTCTGCAATTGAAAGCTTGGTGAAGGAGATAGGACGTGCATGCCAGGAGTGGGGCTTCTTCCAAGTAACAAACCATGGAGTGCCACTCACTCTAAGGCAAAACATTGAGAAAGCCTCAAAACTGTTCTTTGCTCAGACTCTGGAGGAGAAGAGAAAGGTTAGCAGAAATGAGAGCTCTCCAATGGGTTATTATGACACAGAACACACCAAGAACGTCAGGGACTGGAAAGAAGTCTTTGATTTTCTAGCCAAAGACCCCACTTTCATTCCTCTCACTTCTGATGAACATGATGATCGAGTCAATCAATGGACTAATCAATCACCTCAATACCCTCCACTCTTCAG GGTTGTAACACAAGAGTATATTCAGGAGATGGAAAAGCTGTCCTTTAAGCTGTTGGAGCTTATAGCTTTGAGCTTAGGCCTTGAAGCAAAGAGGTTTGAGGAATTTTTCATCAAAGATCAAACTAGCTTTATTCGACTCAACCACTATCCTCCATGCCCTTACCCTGACCTTGCTCTTGGCGTCGGTCGACACAAGGACCCCGGTGCCTTGACCATTCTTGCACAGGACGAAGTTGGAGGACTTGAAGTGAGACGTAAACGGGATCAAGAGTGGATTAGAGTGAAACCAACCCCAAATGCTTATATTATCAACATTGGTGATACTGTTCAG GTTTGGAGCAATGATGCATATGAGAGTGTGGATCACAGAGTGGTGGTCAACTCTGAGAAGGAAAGGCTTTCCATTccgttcttcttcttccctgcaCACGACACCAAAGTAAAGCCTTTGGAGGAGCTGATAAATGAGCaaaacccttcaaaatataggcCATACAATTGGGGCAAGTTTCTTGTCCACAGAGGGAACAGCAATTTCAAGAAGCAAAATGAGGAGAACATTCAAATTCATCATTACAAGATAGCTTAA